Below is a genomic region from Actinoallomurus bryophytorum.
TGATGCCCTGAACTCGGCTTCCGCCGTTAGGCAAGGGAAAAATACCTGGTCGAAGCGGCATCGCCATGGGGGTGAAGCTCCGGTTTGTCGCGATTGAACAGAGCGGTCTACTATTCGATCAGACCGATCTGTTCAATACTTCCGGCCGAGTGTACCTCGGCCGGGCGCGGCGACCTCGACGACCACGACCCGGGCCCTGGAGTCCGCCGCGCCCCGGCGGCGTAAGGGTCGTCAGGCGGATGCGCCGGCGGCCTGGGGGACCAGCTCGTAGTAGAGCGTCGTGTAGTGCTTCATCCGGTGGAAGGCAGGGACGAGGAGGCCCTGCCGGATCCGATGCTTGGCGCCCAGCGCCCGCCGGACCGGCACGATCTCGGCGCCCTCCAGTGGACGGGCGCGGCACGAGACGGCCGGGCCGGTCGCCTCCTTGCCGGGGGCGATCTCCACCTTCTCGGTGTGCGCGAGGCGCTTGGCCTTCCAGGACGCGTCGAAGGTGCGGAAGTAGGCCCGCCCGTCCACGACTACGACGTCGACCGGGGTCCGCACGGGTGTGCCGTCTCTTCGGTAGGTGGTCAGCAGGGAGACCTTCTGCTCGACGAACGGGTCGAACGTGCCCATGGTGTCCTCTCCTTCTCCGTTCATTACCGACGGGACGGGACGGAGAAGGGGGATGTGACATGCCGCGGGCCCCGCTACCCGGGAGTGGGCGCGGACGGCCGGTCGCGGGCTCCCTCTCCGGGCCTCCAGGTGAGGCCGCCCAGTGGACGGGCCGCCCAGAGGAGCAGCACCGCGAAGACGGCCGGCCCGAGGGTCTGGGCGAGCTGGTGGTGGGCGATGCCGATCGCGGCGTCCCCGATCTGCACCGCGGCGTTGAGCGTGAACACCAGCCCCAGCGACCGCCATGCCCGTACGGCTCTCAACCAGATGAGCGCGCCGAGCAGGACGAGGCCGCGGGTGGCGACATACGCCGCGTACGTCCTGGCCGCCGTGGTGTCCCCGCCCGGCCCCAGGCCGCCCGGGTCGACCAGTCCGGCGAAGGTCAGGTAGCCGGAGGCGATCACGTTGGCGACGATGACGCCTCCGGCCAGGAGCCTCACGCTTCGTTTGGGTGCCATATCATTCGGCTGCCGAATCATATGGCCACTGTAACATCGGCTCCGTGACGGTGGAAGAGTCGGTGACCGGGACGGTCGCGTTCATGCTGGGCAAGCTGGGACAGGCCGCGACGGGGCGGTTCGCCGACCGGCTGGCGCCGTTCGGGCTGCGCCCCCGGCACTGCGCCGTGCTGGAGCTCCTGACCGCCGGGCCGCAGGCTCAGCTGGCGCTCGCCAGGACCATCGGCGTGACGCCGAGCGTCGTCGTCGACATGCTCGACGAGCTGGAGGAGCTCGGCGCCCTGCGGCGCGTGCGGGACACCGTCGACCGCCGCCGGCAGCTCATCGAGCTCACTCCTGACGGGCACGGCCTCCGGCGCACGGCCGTGCGGCTGGCCGGCGAGACGGACGAGGAGCTCCTGGGCGGGCTCACCGCCGAGGAGGCCGCGCTCCTGAGGCGGGCGCTGGGCCGGATGGCCTCGGCGAGCGGGATCCCGGCCCCCGGGTAACGGTCACTCGCTCGCGTAGGGGATCTCGGCGAGCAGCGTGGTGCCGCCTCCGGCCGGGCTCATGATCTCCATTCGCCCCCCGAGTGCGGTGACGCGGTCGGTGAGGCCGGTGAGGCCGGAGCCGCGAGCCGGGTCGGCCCCGCCGAGCCCGTTGTCGCGGATCGAGAGCCGGATCAGCAGTTCGGCGATGGTGAGGTCGACGTACACCTTGTTCGCGTGGGCGTACTTGGTCGCGTTCGTCAGGGCTTCCGAGACGATGTAGTAGACCGTCACCTCGAACCGTTCCGGCAGTGGGCACACGGGAGGCAGGCTGAGCTGGACCGCGATGGGGGATCTGCGGGCGAGCACGGTCAGCGCGGGTTTGAGGCCGCCTCTGGCGAGGATCGCTGGATGCAGGCCGCGCGAGATCTCCTGCAGCTCCGCGACGGCGTTGTCCACGGCACGCGCGGTGGCGGACAGCTGGTCCCTGAGCTGCTCGAGTTCCGGCGGCATCGCGGCCTCGATCGCCCGCATCTCGAGCCCGATCGAGACGAGGTTCTGCTGGGTCCCGTCGTGCAGGTCGCGTTCGATGCGCCGGCGTGTCTCGTCGGTGGCGGTGACGACGCGGGCGCGGGAGGCGATCAGGTCCGAATGGCTCTGCGCGTTCGCGATGGCGGCCGCCGTGAGCTCGGTGAACTCCAGCATGCGCTCCTCGGTGTCGGCCGGGAGCGGCTGGGGCGTACTCGAGGAGGCGATCGCCACGCCCCAGAGCTCCTGACCGACCATGATCGGGCAGCCGACGGAGGAGAAGACCCCGCGCTCGCGCAGCCTGCGGGAGAGTGCGCCGTCGCCCCGGTAGGCATCGATCCGTCCCGGAGCCCTCGTACGGAACACCAGGTCCGAGACGGTCCCCTTCTCGAGTGCGAGGCGTGTTCCGGAGGCCACGATCTCCTCGTAGTTGTAGGTGCCGGCGGTCATCAGCGTCGAACCGTCCTCCTCGTAGCGGGCGATGACGGTGTGTTCGGTCCCCAGGACCTGGCTCATCTCGCGGGCGACCGCGTCGAACACGTCCGACGGCGGGACGCTGTGCGCGACGAGCGTCGCCAGATTGCGCAGCGCGGCCTGTTCGTTGGCGATCTGGCGGAGTCTCTCGTAGTTGCGCCGCGCCGTGGTCGTGACGTGCTCGCGTTCCATGGCCGCCTGCAGCAGCGACTCCAGCGAGGGCACCGCCCGGTCCCGCAGACGCTGGAGCGTCGGCTCGGCCAGGCCGGCCGGGACGATGAGCGTGGCCTGCACGCTGCCGTCGCACAGCGGGAGCGTCGAGTACGCCTTGTCGGAGGGGATCACGCCGGGTTCGATCGAGGCCCACGGCAGCCCGAACACGCGGGCCACATGGTGCGCGGCGATCGGCAGCGCCGCCGTGAGGTCCGGTGTGCGCAGCAGCAGCCCGGCCAGCTCCGCGCAGAGGGAGGCGTCCCCCCACGCGTCGGCCTTGGCCGCCAGAGATCGGGTCAGGGCGGAGATCGCACCGGTCAGCAGCGCGATGACCAGGAAGATCGCGAGGGTCGCCAGGAACTCGCCCGTGGTGGGCCGCAGGCTCCACACGGGTTCGGTGACGAAGAGATCGAAGGCGACGGTGCTGGCCAGCGCGGTGAGGAGCCCGAGCCCGAGGCCACACCAGGACGCGACCACGAGGATGCCGGGCAGGTACATCAGGTCGAGCGTACGGACAGGAGTGGCGGTGGGGAGCAGAGCGGCCAGTGAGGTCTCCGCGGCGACGAACAGGACCGCGGCGAGCACCCCGATGGTGCGGCGGGGATGAGTACGACGCTGGAGCAGCGCCAACGGACTCAAGCGCATAACACACTTTATCTACGGCCCGAAATGAGCTCCCGGGACGCTTGGGGCCGGCTACGCGTGGTGTTTCACCGGAGGTAGGAGGCGCCGTTGAGGTCGATCACCGCGCCGCTGGCCCACAGCGAACCGGGGAGCGCGAGCCAGGCCACGGCCGACGCGACGTCGTCGGGCTCGGCGACGCGGCCGAACGGGCTCTGCGCCCGTATGCCGTCTCCGGCCGGCCCGGCGAGCATCGGCCCGGCCATGTCGGTACGGATGAACCCGGGTGCGACGGCGGCGACGCCGATGCCGTACGGGGCCAGGGAGACCGCCAGCGACTGCGCCATCGAGTGCACGGCCGCCTTGCTGGCTCCGTACGCGGGCGCGTTGGGCTCGCCGCGGTAGGCGCCACGCGAGCCGACGTTGATGATCCGTCCGCCGTCGGGGCCCTCGGGCCGGGTACGCAGGTGGTCGACGAAGCACCAGGTCACGTTCGCCGTGCCGTGGACGTTGACGTCGATGACGCGCCGCCAGCCGGCGCGCCACTGCTCGTAGGAGGTCGAGGCGATCGGCTGGTCCGTGTGGATGGCCGCGTTGTTGACGAGGACGTCCAGGCCACCGAGCCCGGAGACGGCCTCCCCGACGAACGTCTCGACCTGCTCGGGATCGCCGATGTCGCCGCTGACGACGATGTGGCCGCTGCCCGGCAGGCCGGCGACGACGCCTTCGGCGGCGGCGATGTCGGACCGGCAGTGGACGGCGATGGTGAGGCCGGCCGCCGCGAGCCGCGCGGCCACCGCCGCACCGACACCTCGTGATCCACCGGTGATGAGCGCGCGCTGTCCGGTCACGGACTACCTCCTACGTTCGACCGGTAAAGCTACTGCAAGGCCCGATATCACCCAGGACGGGGTCGGCGGGAGGCCGTAGCGGCACCTTTAACGGCTTAAACCTGCACTAGAGAGGGTTTGATGGCAGGATTCCAGAACCGAGTTCGGGATGAGGCCTCTGCGTCCTCGCCTTCCCCTCAGTTCAGCAGGAGGACATGTGGCCGGCTGGCCGAGTATCGAACGGGCCGAGGACCAGTGGCTCGTTCAGTCGCTGCGCTCCGGCGATGTGGCCGCGCAGGCTCATCTCTACGACGTCTACGCGGCACGACTGTTCGACTACTGCCATGTGCTGCTCCGCGACCAGGAGGCCGCGGCCCTGACCCTGCTCGATTCGATGATCATCGTGCAGGAGTGCATCGGCGAACTGACCGACCCTCGCCTGTTCCGCGGCTGGCTGTACGCGGTGGCGCGTGATGAGTGCCTGCGCCGCCGCGCCCAGTCCGAGGTGCCGGCCGAGCGCCGCCGGGCGGCCGAGGCGGTGGGCGGCCTCGAGACGGACGAGGCGACGCGGCAGCTCGTACACTCCGCGCTGCTGGTGCTGAACGGCCGTCAGCGTGAGGTGCTCGACCTGGCGCTCCGGCACGAGCTGGACCCAGGTGAGCTCGCCGAGGTCATGCGCATGGCGCCGCAGGACGTCTCGGTGCTCGTCGCCCAGGCCCGCCACGACCTGGATGACGCCTTCGCCGCCGTGGTGGTCGCGGCGACCGGGCGCGAGGACTGCCCGAGCGTCTCGGCGCTGGCGGGCCCGCAGGGCCGGCGGCTCGACGCGGAGACCTGCCGCAGGCTCGCCCGCCACATCACCAACTGCCCGATCTGCGGGGTGCGCGGCAATCGCAAGGTCGCGACCACGCGCCTGCTGAGTGCGATGCCCTACGCGGCGATCCCCGCGGACCTGCGCGACCGCGTCCTCAGCGTCGCGGCCGACCCGCAGTTCGCGGACCTGCGTGCCACGATCGTCAATCGCGCCGAGCCACCGTCCGAGGTCGAGCCCGAACCGGAGCCGCGCGACACCTCACGCTTCTGGCCCGTCGCGGTCGCGGTCACCGTCGGTGTCCTGATCATCGGCGGGATCCTGCTGGTCCTGCCGGGCTCGGGCAGCCAGAACACCAGCAACAACCAGGCCATCGGGTCCAGTCCCGGTGGCAGCCCCTCCGACGCCGACTCCCCGGCGGACTCCGCCGCGCCGACGCCGAGCGACGATGCCACCTCTCCCACCCCGTCGCCGTCCGGTTCGAGCGGTGGCCCCACGCCCACCCCGACCTCCAAGCACAGCACGCGCAAGCACCCGCCGGGGCGATCGACGTCGGCACCTCCGTCGCAGGGCGGCCCGCCTCCGCCGGGCCAGCCCGCGCCGGGGACGCTGGCGGTCTCCGGATGCACCATGCACGGCTCGCGTACCTGCACGGTCACGGTGTCCGCGCAGGGCGGCCCGGTGAACTGGAGCGTGAGCGGTGTCCGCGGCGACATCAGCGCGAGTGGCGGCGGAAGCCTCGCGGCCGGCCAGTCCACGGGCGTGACGGTGACCCGCGACGCGACCATCTGCATCGGCAGCGGTAGCGGCTCGGTCTCCTTCTCCTCCGGCGCGAGCGCCTCCGTCAACTGGTACTGCTGACCCGGCCCTGCGGCCTCCACCCGGCCGGCTACGGGCCGCTCACCCGTACGACCTGGTGGCGGTACCTCGTGTCCTTCCCATCCGGCCGGTAGTGGTTCTCGACGTTGCCGGCGATGTCCACCGAGAACCGCCTCACCTCGGTCGTCCGGCTGACGGTGAGTGTCTCGGCACCCTCGCGGAGGCCCGCGGCCTGAAGTTTCGGTGACTTCAGCGTCGGCTGCGGGCCGCCCAGCCACTTCGTCACCGTGACGGTGACGGACCCACCGCTCGTGCTGGTGATCCACGCCCGGCCGGGGGTGACGTTCACCGGCAGCGGTGAGTTGAACTGGTCGTCCATGTACTGCTGGTGAACCACTCGGCCCGCAACGGGGTCAGGGTGTCGGCTCCCTGGGCCTGCGCCGCCGGCGATGGGGATGACGACCCACTTTCCCCGCCCTCTTCCCCAGGTCGGCGTGCGCGTGATCGTCATCGGGGCCTCCCGGAGTGGACGGATGTGGGCTGACATATGCCGAAAGACCGCGAAAAGGATAAATGAGATGTATTCACCCTTTTACGGTAAACAAGTCAAGATGCGTTAGCGGCCAGGGTCGGCCAGCGGGGGATGTCCGCAGCTCACGGCGGTGCCCGGAGGCCGGTAAGCACTGCCTGACCTGCACCGAGAGCGGGCGTACGTGGATCGGGGCGGGTGTCTCTGATGGGGAAGGGCGCGCTTGCCGCCATTGAACCGAATCGCCGAATGATCCGTGCCCGTGATGTCCGGTGTGGGTGGACAGAGGGCCGGGGGGCCATTATCTGCCTCACTCACCAGGAATCGAGAACGTGCTGGGGACCGATTGCCGGGGGGTAGGTCTTTGACGGGGTCACGGAGTCTTGAGGCGAGTTCGGCCGTGCAGGAAAACGATCTTGAAGCGTGTCTCCTGGCCGGAGAACAGGCGCTTTTCGTCGAGGGAGATCTGCGGGCCGGACGGGAATGGTTCGACACGGTTCATCGCGAGGCCGAGCGCCGCGGCGACGAGCGCAGGATGGCGCGTGCGGCGCTCGGACTCGGAGGTCTCTGGGTACACGAGCACCGCACGGCGGCGGACGCGGCGATGGTGCGGGAACGCCAGCGACGCGCCTTACGGTTGATCGACCCGGAGTCCTCGCTGGCGTTCCGGCTGCGCATCAGGCTGGCCGGCGAGGACGACTATCGCGGGGGCGGCCAGAGCGCGATCCTCGCCCTCGTGGCGGAGGCCCGCGGCGCCGGTGATCCGGTGTCACTGGCCGAGGCGCTGAGCCTGGCACACCACTGTGTCCTCGGCCCAGAGCACGGGGCCCTGCGGCTCGAACTCGCCCAGGACCTCATCGCCGAAGCGTCGAGAACGGCGCGCCGCGGTGACCTGCTGATGGGCCTGATGTGGCGGACGGCCGACCTGTTCGGGAACGGTGACCCGCACGCCCTGCGCAGCCTGGAAGAGCTCCGCGGCCAGCTGGAGAAGGAGGGGCACCTGGCGATCGGGTTCATCGTCGGCGCGATGGAGACGATGCTCGCCATACGGGACGGCCGGTTCGCCGAGGCCGAGGCACTGGCGGCGGCCTGCGCCGATCGCGGAGCGGCCGCGGGCGACGTCGACACGACGGGGTGGTTCGCGGCCCAGCTGGGCACCATCCGCTGGTACCAGGGACGCATCAGCGAGTTCGTCCCCGCGCTGGCGGAGCTGGTGAACTCCCCGACGCTCAGCGAGGTCGACAACTCCGCGCTGGCGGGCCTGGCCGTGGCCGCGGCCACCTCGGGAGACCGGCGCCTGGCGACGAGCGCGCTGGCCAGGCTGTGCGGGAGGAGCCTGGCGGACCTGCCCCGATCGAGCAGCTGGCTGGCGTCGATGTACAGCGTCGTCGAGGCGGCGAACCTGCTCGATGACGCCGAGCTGTCGCGGCAGGCGTACACCCTGCTCGCCCCCTTCGCGCGACTGCCGGTGATCACCAGCCTGGGCGTCTCATGCCTGGGTTCGGTGCACCACTGCCTCGGTGTGGCGTCGTTGACCACCGGCGACCTGGATCGCGCCGTCGAGCACTTCCACCTCGCGATCCGCGGCAACCTCATCCTGGGGCACTGGCCCGCCACCGTCCTCTCGCGTACGCGCCTCGGCCAGACGCTCGCGTTACGCGACGGTACGGGCGACGAGGTGGCCCGGCGCGAACTGGCCCTGGCCACGCGGGAGGCGGAGGCGATGGACATGCCCGCGCCCGGCTCGGACGGCAATCCGGGCAGGTGGGCCGCCCGCGTCGAATGCCAGCGCCGGGGCCGGCGATGGCGGATGGAGATGAACGGCCGGACCGCGCTCGTCGAGGACAGCGTGGGCATGCGCCACCTGGCGACTCTGCTCGCCAACCCGGGCTACGAGATCCCCGCGGTCGACCTCGCCGCGGGGCCGCAGCCCGCCGACCCGGCGACGGCCCGCTCCGAATCCCACCAGCCGGTGCTCGACGAGGTGGCGCGACGTGAGTACAAGCAGCGCCTGACCGACCTCGAGGCCGAGATCGAAGAACTGGAGTCGATGAACGATCTGGAACGCGTCGCGGGCGTACGCGCCGAACGTGACTGGCTGATCGCCGAGCTGACCTCCGCCACCGGGATCGGCGGTCGCCACCGCCGGTTCAACGGCAGTGCCGAACGCGCACGCGTCGCCGTCGGAAAGGCCATCCGGCGCGCTCTCACCCGCGTGGGCGAGGCCGACCGCGCCATCGGCGACGAACTCCGCGCGACCATCCACACCGGCCGATTCTGCAGCTACCGCCCGTGAGAGGTCCGGCCACCGGGGCCCGGCTCGCTCAGGGGACCGGGCACCGGCGGCGGGGAGGTCGGCAGGAGTTTGGGCCCGAGGGTACGGGCGAGGAGCTGGGCCACCCGGCGGAACGCCTCCACCTGCGGCCGTGGGTCATCCCTGCGGGTGACCAGCGCGCTGGCCTCCCACGGCGCGTTGAGGATCGGCCGGCAACAGATGTCGGGCGCGAGATAGAAACGCCCGAGGGAGTACAGCGTGCCGGCGATTCCCCATCCCGCGGCGACGCCGGTCATCAGGTCCTGCGCGGTCCCCGCCTGGTCCGCGGCCCACTTGGGCGGGGTGCCGTTACGCGCCGCGGCGAAGGTGCCGTAGTCGGTGAGCGCACGGGGCGTGGAGTCGGGAAAGCGGACGAAGTTCTGGTCGAGGATGTCGCTGAGGTACAGGCCGTCCGCGTCGGCGAGTTCGCCCCAGGCCGGTGCGATGACCACGCGGGGTTCGAGCGTCAGCACGTCCGTGGTGACGCGCTCGTCCTGAGGGGCCGGGCGTACGAATGCGGCGTCCACCCGGTTTTCGATCACCGCCGAGGTGAAGTCGGTGAAGCCCAGGCCCTCGACGGTCAGGTGGACCTGTGGCTGCGCCCTGGAGAAGGACCGCAGGATGGCAGGGGTCAGCTCGGTCGCACCGGGTGTCATCACCCCGATCCGTAGCGTCCCCTCGCGGTCCTCGCCGGTGTCCTTGACGACGTCGCCGGCGGCCTCGGCGGCGGAGACCATCGTGCGGGCGTACGGCACGAGGCGTATGCCCGCCGGCGTCAGCTCGACCGGCGAACGACGCAGGAGCGGCGTACCCAGCTCGCGTTCGAGTTGGCGGATGTGGCCGGTCACCGCCGGGGGTGACAAGAACAGCCGCGCTGCCGCTCGCGCGAACTGTCCCTCCTCGACAACGGCGAGGAACGACTCCAGCTGCCGGAGCTGCACTCCAGTAGGCTATCCCATCATTTCGGGCATCATCGCAGCCCAGAGGCCCTGTAAGACCGGCGGCGGGCACTTGGAGACCCCATCGGGTAGGCTCCAGCGAGTGGGACCAAATAGTCCACTATGAGGCGTCGGGCGAGTGTCTCGCCCGGCTGGGGGGCGAGCGAAGTGCCGTACCGGAACCGTGTCACCCCCCTGGGCGACATCGAGGCGATACCTCTTCGCGGGGCCTGGACGGGCAATCGCGGAAACCTCCACTCCGGCCACGAGATCGTCCGCTTCCACGGCGGCGACCTATGGATCACCTGTGCGCTGCGGTTCAAGGAGCGGCACGACGAGCAGTGGCGCCCGCGCCGTCTCACCTGGCTGTTCTTCCACGACGAGGCCGTCTCCTTCGCCGCCGGGCACCGTCCGTGCGGGGAGTGCCGCTACGGCGCCTACAAGGCCTACCAGGCCGCATGGGCCGAAGAACTCGGCGGCGAGCCGCCGTCGGCGAAGCAGATGAACGCGCGGCTCCACGGCGAGCGTCTCGTCAGGGGTACGCGCCGCCGCCGGCTTCACGAACTCCCGTGGGGCGACCTGCCGGACGGCACCTTCGTTCTGGCGGAGGGTGGACCGGCGGTCGTCGTGGGCGCGCGGCTGGCCGAATGGACGGAGGCGGGCTACCGGACCCGCCGCCCACGCCCGGTTCGCGGCGACGCCCGCGTCATCACGCCGCCGTCGACCGTCGCCGTGCTGCGTTCGGGGTACCCGGTCCAGATCGACGAGGGTGCGAGATAGCGGCCTCCCCACGTGACGCGGAGGAGGCCGCGGAGTCCGTCGTGTGCGGAGCGACCGACCGGACCGTAAAGTCCACACTGGCGAGGAACGTGGACAGTGTTGACCGGGATGGACTGCTTCAGGTTCTGTCGGGGGTTTCTTCTATGCTGGACCACCAGGTCCCGTTGGAAGGAGAGCAGGACATGCCGGCCGCTTCCGAGGACGACCGCGGTTCCCGCACGCGCGCGACGACGCGATGGGACGCGCAGCGTACCGACGCCGTCGACGTCGGCACCCTTCCCGGTCTCGCGCGCCTGTCGTCCCTCGTCCGCAGCGTGCGCACCCCCGAGTTCCAGGGGGTCACCTTCCACGAGATCCTGGCCAAGAGCGCGCTGAACCACGTGCCGGCGGACGCGCGCATGCTGCCGGGCGAATGGACGATCAACCCGTACCGCGGATGCACCCACGCGTGCCGCTACTGTTTCGCCCGCCCCACCCACACCAGGCTCGAGCTGAACATCGCGGACGACTTCGACCGAGAGATCATCGTCAAGGTCAACATCGTCGAGGTGCTGCGTGAGGAGCTCGCCAGGAAGAGAAAGCCACCTCCGCGGGTCGCGTTCGGCACCAACACCGACGTCTACCAGCGGGCGGAGGGCCGTTACGCGCTGATGCCCGGCATCATCGACGCGCTCGCGGGGTTCCGGGTGC
It encodes:
- a CDS encoding PPOX class F420-dependent oxidoreductase, whose product is MGTFDPFVEQKVSLLTTYRRDGTPVRTPVDVVVVDGRAYFRTFDASWKAKRLAHTEKVEIAPGKEATGPAVSCRARPLEGAEIVPVRRALGAKHRIRQGLLVPAFHRMKHYTTLYYELVPQAAGASA
- a CDS encoding MarR family winged helix-turn-helix transcriptional regulator — its product is MTVEESVTGTVAFMLGKLGQAATGRFADRLAPFGLRPRHCAVLELLTAGPQAQLALARTIGVTPSVVVDMLDELEELGALRRVRDTVDRRRQLIELTPDGHGLRRTAVRLAGETDEELLGGLTAEEAALLRRALGRMASASGIPAPG
- a CDS encoding DUF4118 domain-containing protein, with product MRLSPLALLQRRTHPRRTIGVLAAVLFVAAETSLAALLPTATPVRTLDLMYLPGILVVASWCGLGLGLLTALASTVAFDLFVTEPVWSLRPTTGEFLATLAIFLVIALLTGAISALTRSLAAKADAWGDASLCAELAGLLLRTPDLTAALPIAAHHVARVFGLPWASIEPGVIPSDKAYSTLPLCDGSVQATLIVPAGLAEPTLQRLRDRAVPSLESLLQAAMEREHVTTTARRNYERLRQIANEQAALRNLATLVAHSVPPSDVFDAVAREMSQVLGTEHTVIARYEEDGSTLMTAGTYNYEEIVASGTRLALEKGTVSDLVFRTRAPGRIDAYRGDGALSRRLRERGVFSSVGCPIMVGQELWGVAIASSSTPQPLPADTEERMLEFTELTAAAIANAQSHSDLIASRARVVTATDETRRRIERDLHDGTQQNLVSIGLEMRAIEAAMPPELEQLRDQLSATARAVDNAVAELQEISRGLHPAILARGGLKPALTVLARRSPIAVQLSLPPVCPLPERFEVTVYYIVSEALTNATKYAHANKVYVDLTIAELLIRLSIRDNGLGGADPARGSGLTGLTDRVTALGGRMEIMSPAGGGTTLLAEIPYASE
- a CDS encoding SDR family NAD(P)-dependent oxidoreductase, whose translation is MTGQRALITGGSRGVGAAVAARLAAAGLTIAVHCRSDIAAAEGVVAGLPGSGHIVVSGDIGDPEQVETFVGEAVSGLGGLDVLVNNAAIHTDQPIASTSYEQWRAGWRRVIDVNVHGTANVTWCFVDHLRTRPEGPDGGRIINVGSRGAYRGEPNAPAYGASKAAVHSMAQSLAVSLAPYGIGVAAVAPGFIRTDMAGPMLAGPAGDGIRAQSPFGRVAEPDDVASAVAWLALPGSLWASGAVIDLNGASYLR
- a CDS encoding RNA polymerase sigma factor, which codes for MAGWPSIERAEDQWLVQSLRSGDVAAQAHLYDVYAARLFDYCHVLLRDQEAAALTLLDSMIIVQECIGELTDPRLFRGWLYAVARDECLRRRAQSEVPAERRRAAEAVGGLETDEATRQLVHSALLVLNGRQREVLDLALRHELDPGELAEVMRMAPQDVSVLVAQARHDLDDAFAAVVVAATGREDCPSVSALAGPQGRRLDAETCRRLARHITNCPICGVRGNRKVATTRLLSAMPYAAIPADLRDRVLSVAADPQFADLRATIVNRAEPPSEVEPEPEPRDTSRFWPVAVAVTVGVLIIGGILLVLPGSGSQNTSNNQAIGSSPGGSPSDADSPADSAAPTPSDDATSPTPSPSGSSGGPTPTPTSKHSTRKHPPGRSTSAPPSQGGPPPPGQPAPGTLAVSGCTMHGSRTCTVTVSAQGGPVNWSVSGVRGDISASGGGSLAAGQSTGVTVTRDATICIGSGSGSVSFSSGASASVNWYC
- a CDS encoding LysR family transcriptional regulator — encoded protein: MQLRQLESFLAVVEEGQFARAAARLFLSPPAVTGHIRQLERELGTPLLRRSPVELTPAGIRLVPYARTMVSAAEAAGDVVKDTGEDREGTLRIGVMTPGATELTPAILRSFSRAQPQVHLTVEGLGFTDFTSAVIENRVDAAFVRPAPQDERVTTDVLTLEPRVVIAPAWGELADADGLYLSDILDQNFVRFPDSTPRALTDYGTFAAARNGTPPKWAADQAGTAQDLMTGVAAGWGIAGTLYSLGRFYLAPDICCRPILNAPWEASALVTRRDDPRPQVEAFRRVAQLLARTLGPKLLPTSPPPVPGPLSEPGPGGRTSHGR